In Pseudomonas sp. MTM4, one genomic interval encodes:
- a CDS encoding class I SAM-dependent methyltransferase, producing the protein MNASQRTCLRLAPITSGLVRSNPKILLGGNHQPSLLRYLDGWPKRWGKPRAFLVQFTGADESLAHFATNSFDLAVIQAPSGERLEECVRELTRVARQGLIVRR; encoded by the coding sequence ATGAATGCATCGCAACGCACCTGTCTACGTTTGGCCCCCATCACCAGCGGGCTGGTCCGCAGCAATCCGAAAATTCTCCTTGGCGGTAATCATCAACCGTCGCTGTTGCGCTATCTGGACGGTTGGCCAAAGCGCTGGGGAAAGCCGCGCGCTTTTCTCGTTCAGTTCACAGGTGCTGATGAATCGCTGGCGCATTTCGCCACGAACAGTTTCGATCTGGCAGTCATTCAGGCGCCGAGCGGCGAGCGGCTTGAGGAGTGCGTGCGCGAGCTGACGCGTGTCGCGCGCCAAGGCCTGATCGTTCGGCGGTGA